A window of Bufo gargarizans isolate SCDJY-AF-19 chromosome 9, ASM1485885v1, whole genome shotgun sequence contains these coding sequences:
- the LOC122919692 gene encoding synaptophysin: MDVVNQLVAGGHFRVVKEPLGFIKILEWLFSIFAFATCGSYSGEFTLSIECSNKTESKPNIKVDFEYPFKLHQEYFEAPTCQGGATTKVFLVGDYSSSAEFFVTIAVFAFLYSLGALATYIFLQNKYRENNKGPMIDCIVTAVFAFLWLVSSSAWAKGLSDIKVATDPELIKEGIATCKSPETTCQEVRDPVMSGLNTSVAFGFLNCVIWLGNVWFAFKETGWTTPFMKYPPPAQEKQPAPDSYAQGQGYAQQDSYGQQAGYQPDYYGQQPEYNQQGYSQGGYSQQVVAPTSFSNQM; the protein is encoded by the exons ctattTTCCATCTTTGCCTTCGCAACATGCGGGAGTTACAGCGGAGAATTCACCCTGAGCATCGAGTGTAGCAACAAAACGGAGAGCAAGCCGAATATCAAAGTGGACTTTGAGTATCCCTTTAA GCTGCACCAGGAGTACTTCGAAGCTCCAACATGCCAGGGCGGCGCTACCACTAAGGTGTTTTTGGTTGGCGATTATTCCTCCTCTGCCGAGTTTTTTGTCACCATAGCGGTGTTCGCTTTCCTTTACTCCCTTGGGGCACTTGCAACGTACATCTTCTTACAGAACAAATACCGCGAGAACAACAAAGGTCCCATGATC GACTGTATAGTGACCGCCGTCTTTGCCTTCCTGTGGCTGGTAAGTTCAAGTGCATGGGCCAAGGGCTTGTCTGACATTAAGGTGGCTACTGACCCCGAGTTGATCAAGGAAGGGATCGCCACGTGCAAGAGTCCAGAGACCACATGTCAAGAAGTGAGGGATCCCGTGATGTCGGGGCTCAACACCTCTGTG GCCTTTGGCTTCCTGAACTGTGTAATCTGGCTCGGAAACGTCTGGTTTGCATTCAAAGAGACCGGCTGGACCACTCCATTCATGAAGTACCCACCACCAGCCCAGGAGAAACAGCCTGCTCCAGACTCCTACGCTCAGGGTCAGGGCTACGCTCAGCAGGACTCTTACGGACAACAAGCAGGTTATCAGCCCGACTATTATGGCCAGCAGCCCGAATACAACCAACAGGGGTACAGCCAAGGGGGGTATAGCCAACAAGTCGTCGCCCCAACCTCTTTCTCCAACCAGATGTGA